The Spirochaetota bacterium genome segment AAAATACAGTGCTATAGAACTCAAGAAAGTTGTTAGTAGTGTAATGATAGTAAAAAGTTTTTTATGTATGGATGCTACAAGGAAATAGTAAAAAACAAGAGGGATTGACAGGATGAATAATAAAATAGTATTTATGATTGTATTGCCATATTTAACGGGGTAACGTATGAAATCAATGGCATTGAAAACCAACGAATAAATGACTGAAAATACTAATATAATAATTATATTACCATATTTAGTATTCTGAAATGAACTACATGGAGTGAATATTTTTTTTAACATTGTTTTCATCTTTACTCTTTCATCATAGGCTATTTATATTCTGTTAAAGCTGAATTTTATAAAACATGGTATATGTTTGATATGCTGTTTATAATTATAGCTCCTAATTATGTAATGCTCAATAATACCAAAAAAATGTTCCCCTTCTATAATTATCATTTATTTTTATTTTCACAATATTTTTATAATTTAATGGGGCATATATGGATTATGCTATGAGTTCAATTCAATATATTATTTAAAAATAATAGAATATAGCTTTTCTGCAGATGCTAATAATGTATGACCTTTATTATTTCTCCATATTCCTTATTATAATCAATAGCTTTTAATTTTGAGTTTTTACGGTAAGGTTTAATCAGATAGCCTTTATAGCCCAGCATTTTGACAAATTCAATTTCAGAAGGGTCGTCATCAATTAAAAGTTCTCCGCTAATTTTTGTTATATCTTTATGAATGCCTTTGTTTAAGGGGTCGTAATCCTCACGGTAAATACATTTATCAAAATAGGTGTGCAACTTATGATACAATAAAATTTCTTTTGCCCGTATTTTTGTTGAATTGGTCCAAAGATACAGGTGAAGATTTTTATTTTTTAGGTTAGTAAGAAAATCAATTATTCCCGGCCTTGTTGTGGAGCCAAATTCATCAACCAGTGTGTTATCCATATCAAATACAATGTGCTTAATCATAGATGGCTCCTTAGCTAAAAATGCTCATTACACAATGATAGTTTTTTTCACATATATAAGGGAACTCCTAAAAACTGTTTTTTAGTATGTGCCCTTATGAGCATAATATATAGGATAAAACTGCTTTCTATTATAATAAATAATTTTGGAAGAAAGCAGTTTTTAGATGTGCCCATAACTATTAGCTTTTTATTGCTACTTACTCTAAAAGACAATTAAAATAAATAGAAAAAGCAAATAAAAAATTTTTTTGCGATAGTTCTAAAAATTGTTGCACTTGTGGTAAATTAAAAAATATTTTGTATAATAATATTTGGTCTGATTGTAAATATATAACCATTGCATAAATAAAAACCTCCGCATTTTACAAACAGGCTGAATAGTGGGCGTATTGTTGCTTTCAGGAGGTGCCTGTTTTCAGTTCTTCCGGTATGTAGGTTAATTATACATCATGGTGAAATAATAATGCCGTCATTGCGAGCGTGCGATTTTGTGTGCATTTGTCATTGCGAGTCCCGGCTTCGACAGGACAAAGCAATCCGTTTTGCACGACGAGATTGCTTCGTCACTTCGTTCCTCGCAATGACGAGTAGCCATAAGTCATTGCGAGCGAAGCGCTTGCACTGAGTGCTTCGACGAGCTCAGCAACCACTTGTCGAAGTGAAGCAATCCCAATACTATGTAATGTGAGATTGCTTTGTCGCTGGCGCTCCTCGCAATGACAGGGAAATGGATTGCCACGGCACTTCGTTCGTCGCAATGACGTATGATGTCGTCACCGCGAGGGGGCAAGCCCCGTGGCGGTCTCTGATTGCCATCAGTCATTGCGAGCGAAGAGCTTGCACTGAGTGCTTCGACGAGCTCAGCAACCACCTGTCGAAGTGAAGCAATCCCTTTTGCACGACGGGATTGCTTCGTCACTTCGTTCCTCGCAATGACGTATGATGTCGTCACCGCGAGGGGCGTAAGACCCGTGGCGGTCTCTGATTGCTAACAGTCATTGGAGTGAAGTGAAGCAATCCCTTTTGAACGACGAGATTGCTTCGTCACTTTGTTCCTCGCAATGACGTGTGGGGTATGGCGCTCGCAATGACGTGTGTAGTAACGGTGAATGCAATGACATAATAATTTAAAAGGAGGAATTCCCAATGAAAAAGAAGGTTTTTGCAGTAATTATGATGTGCGCAATAGCAGGATTTATTGCATGCGGAGGGGGAGGAGGTGCATCGGTCACCAATAATGATCCAGGAGGAGAGCCAACACCGCCGGCGGGCAGCCTGGACACCAGCTTTGGCGTTGGGGGGATAGTGGTGACGGATTTTGAAAACGGCCTTGATGAAGCAAAAGCAATTGCAATACAATCTGATGGCAAAATACTTGTTGCTGGAATTGCAAATATTTCAGGGGAAAACAACAATTTTGCGATTGTCCGCTATAATTCTGATGGAACTTTGGACACTTCTTTTGGAACAGAGGGGAAGGTTACCACAAATTTTGGCAGTTTACGTAATGATCAGGCTTATGCAATGGCTTTACAATCTGATGGTAAAATTATTGTAGCTGGATATACTAATGAGGGGGGAAATTTTAATTTTGCTTTAGCAAGATATAACACTAATGGATCGTTAGATACTTCATTTGATTCAGATGGCTTGGTCTATACAGATCTACAAACTGGTTCAACCGACATTGCCTATGCGATGGCAATACAGTCTGATGAGAAAATTGTTGTAGCTGGTTATACTATAACAGGTAGTTATAATGCCGACATTGCAATAGTGCGATATAATAGCGACGGTTCTCTTGACACAGGATTTGGCACCAATGGAATTGTTATTACCGATATAAATTCCAATAGCAAAGATTATGCAAGATCTCTTGCTATTCAATCAAATGGATATATTGTTGTTGGAGGAGACACTGCTCCTTCAACTTCTGCAAATTCATCATTTTTGTTAATGCGTTATAAAGATGATGGTACTATTGATACTTCTTTTAACACTAATGGGTATATTACAACCAATATGGGAACAGGTATTGATTCTGGTAATGCAGTATATATCCAATCTGATGGTAACATTATACTTGCAGGCTATGCCAA includes the following:
- a CDS encoding HAD family hydrolase, with the translated sequence MIKHIVFDMDNTLVDEFGSTTRPGIIDFLTNLKNKNLHLYLWTNSTKIRAKEILLYHKLHTYFDKCIYREDYDPLNKGIHKDITKISGELLIDDDPSEIEFVKMLGYKGYLIKPYRKNSKLKAIDYNKEYGEIIKVIHY
- a CDS encoding delta-60 repeat domain-containing protein → MKKKVFAVIMMCAIAGFIACGGGGGASVTNNDPGGEPTPPAGSLDTSFGVGGIVVTDFENGLDEAKAIAIQSDGKILVAGIANISGENNNFAIVRYNSDGTLDTSFGTEGKVTTNFGSLRNDQAYAMALQSDGKIIVAGYTNEGGNFNFALARYNTNGSLDTSFDSDGLVYTDLQTGSTDIAYAMAIQSDEKIVVAGYTITGSYNADIAIVRYNSDGSLDTGFGTNGIVITDINSNSKDYARSLAIQSNGYIVVGGDTAPSTSANSSFLLMRYKDDGTIDTSFNTNGYITTNMGTGIDSGNAVYIQSDGNIILAGYANDSSSASYDFAIARYTTNGLLDNSFGNSGKVLTHFDEAHRDDYGYSVVLDASGRILFAGATSVGTSDYDFALCRYAANGTVDTSFGTMGKVKIDLESTDDRGNAIAIQSDGKILVAGRTKISDTNTGAFALIRLWP